Genomic DNA from Alistipes indistinctus YIT 12060:
GGGCCCCATACCCTGACCGGATCCGGCATCGGGGTCCAGTACCGGCATCTGTTCGGTCAGCGTGGACGGCGGCAACAACAGAACCAACTCTTCTTCGGCAACGAGCCCCCAGCGGCCTTCACGGTGTTCCGCACTGCCGTCGGCGCCATAATTTTGAAACGAACAGGTGTAATCGCTGCGCAGGTGCAGGACACTGCGGCCCGATCCGTCCTCCGACACATAGATACCGACCATCATCACGCCGGGATTGCAAGCCTGATTATCATCGAACCCCAGCAGAGAGTCGATCACCAATGTCGGAACAAGCCCCTGGCTCTCCTCCGCCGAAGGCATCAGGTCGATATGCCCCCGCAACCGTACATGCACGGGATCACCGACCCCCTGGCTCCGGGCCGTATATTCGCGTTCGGTACGCAGGTAATCGCCCGTTTGCGCCACCGGAAACCGCAGTCCCGTCGCACAATCACGGAACATAGCCGCATCGGCCATATAAGTAAATTCACCCGAAAGGAAATCCATCGGAAGCACCTCCTCCCGATTCGGGGTTTTCGCTGTACAAGCTGCCAATACAGACAAGGCCAATAGTACCATGCAAACTGCCGCAAGGCCGCCCGAACGCCGGAATGCCGGAACGGCTGAAATTTCCGGGCGTACCGAGGAAACCACATATTTTGGACCGCCGGGGACCGTTCGGCCGCCGCGCAGCATTTCTTGGAGTTTCATAACGTTTATTTTACAGGTTTATCATCCCTTGAATTCTACTTGTCCCGGATACCCATCCGTTCGAACAGGGCACGGCTGTCAGGTTCGCGCCCCCGGAACCGCACGTAAAGCGTCATCGGATGCTCTGCGCCTCCCTTTTCCAGGATATTCGTCCTGAATGCTTCCGCCACGTCCGGATTGAAAATACCCCGCTCCCGGAAAAGCGAGAAAGCGTCGGCATCGAGAACTTCCGCCCATTTGTAACCGTAGTAACCCGCCGCATAACCGCCCGAAAAGATATGACCGAAAGCGGTAGCCATGCACTGTCCTGCGACATAAGGCAATAGTTGTGCCTTTCCGATCGCACGCCGCTCAAATTCGGCGACACCACCTTCGACCGGTGCGGTGACCGTATGCCACGCCATGTCGCTGAGCCCGAACGATACCTGCCGGATATGCAAATAGGCCGCCTGAAAATTCTTCGCATCGACGATCTTTTGCACCAAATCGGCGGGAATCTTCTCCCCCGTGCGGTAATGCACGGCCCACAAATCGAGAAACTCCTTTTCGGTTGCCCAATTTTCCATCAGTTGCGACGGCAGTTCGACGAAATCACGGTAAACGTTCGTTCCCGTCAGGGCAGGATAACGACCGCAGGCCAACATCCCGTGCAACGCATGACCGAACTCGTGGAGCAAGGTCGTCACCTCATTGAAAGTAAGCAGGGAGGGCTGCCGGTCGGTAGGTTTCGTAAAGTTGCACACGATCGAGATCAGCGGACGAATCTCGCAGCCCTGTTCGACATACTGCGGCCGAAACTCGGTCATCCATGCTCCGCCGCGCTTCGAGGCCCGCGGGAAATAATCCATATACAGCACGGCGAGGAATGTTCCGTCGCCGTCGCACACTTCGAATGCCCGCACATCGGGATGATAAACCGGAATGTCCGGATTTTCGTGAAAGGTCAGCCCATAGAGTTTACCCGCCAGCAGGAATGCACCGTGCTGTACGTTCTCAAGCCGGAAATACGGCTTCAACTGCTCCTCGTCGAGCGTATACCGGGCGCGCTTGAGCCGCTCCTGCCAATAGCCGTAGTCCCACGGCATCAGCTCGTAAGCTGCCCCCGCGCTGCGGGCAAAGTCAACCACTTCGCGCACGTCACCGCGTGCCGGGACGATCGCCCGTTCGAGCAGTTCATCGAGAAACTCCCGCACGCGCTGCGGAGTCCGGGCCATCCGTTCTTCCAATACATAATCGGCATAGGTCGGATAGCCCAGCAAATTGGCCAACCGTAACCGCAAAGCCACGATTCGCGTGACAATCTCCGTATTGTCGTACGCATCGCCATAGCAGCGGCTGTTGTATGCCCGCCAAAGCCGTTCCTTAAGCTTCCGGTCGGAAGAGTAGGTCATAAAGGGAACCATACTCGGCGCCTGCAGGGTAATCACCCAGCCGTCGAGACCGCGCTCACGCGCTTCGGCCGCCGCCCCGTCCCGTACCGAAGCGGGCAGCTCGTCCACCTGCCCGGGATCGGTCAGGTGCAGGACAAAGGCGTTTGTTGCCGCGAGCACATTTTGTGTGAATTGCAGACTCAGTTGTGAGAGTTCGGCGGTCAGCGCACGGAAGGTCTCCTTGTCGGCCTCCTCCAATGCGGCGCCGCCACGCGTAAACCACTTATACGTTTTTTCGAGCAAACGAGTTTGCTCGACAGTCAGTTCCAACGAATCACGGTTGTCATAGACCGCCCGGACGCGCGCAAACAAGACCGGATCAAGGCTTATATCATTGCCGAATGCGGTCAGCAACGGCGAAACCTCCAGTGCGATACGCTGCATCTCATCGTCCGTGCAGGCCTCGTTCAGATTGAAAAATATATTGCCGATATCATCCAACCGCCGCCCACTGAATTCGAGCGCTTCGACCGTATTGGCAAAAGTCGGTTCCCCGGGATTGCCGGCGATGGCGGCTACTTCGGCGCGCGCCTCCCGGAGCGCATGACGGAAAGCCGGCAGATAATGTTCGTTGCGAATCCGGTCGAATGCCGGTGTGGCGTGCGGACCGGGCCAGCGTTGCAGCAACGGATTGCAGGAGAGCGAATCGCAGGGGAGCAAGCCGCCGGAAATAGAATCGTCCGGCGACGCAATATCCGTCGAAGAGCGAGTCGAGGAGGCAGAAGAAATACCGGTACTTCCGTCCTGTTCTCCGGCAGGAGCATTCATGCCTGAAACCGCGGAACCCAGGGCCGCGGTGTATGGGGGATAAAAAGCCATAAACGATTAATATGAGTCGTAAAGGTTATCGTAGAAGCTGTTGCGGCGGTCGTACTTCAAGTCTTTGAGCGTAGCTGCCTTCACGCCGATGGTGAAGCTCCAGCTCTTGCGGAAGCCGATTGGAACCCACGAAAAGCTCATCTGCCAGCAATGCAGGTCTCGCGTCAGGGTAAAAGTTCCCGGCGTGAGTTTATTCGCTTCGAAATCGTAACCGCCGTTGAAGGTAAGTCCCCATTTCTGGGTAAGGTTCACGCTACCGTTAAAACCGAGCGTCTGCACAATGCTGCTGCGAATGCCCGTATTCGTATAGCTAAAATTATAATTGAACCCGAAATTCCACGGGATGTTGAAGTTGTAATAGCGTGACGCCATCATCTGCCGCCGCGTATTCGGGTCGATTTCGTTGAAGCCCGGTTGGGCGAACATATCCGTATACTCGGGCGGAACAGCCCCCGTACCGCTGTTGATATCGTTGATCGCAGGCTGCGAATTGCCGGAAGACGGTGAATTGAACGAATAGCCGAACGATGTTTGCACGCTGGTCAGGCGCCCCAGTTTACCCTGTCTGAGCATAAATCTGTTGATCCGTCGGCCGGTTACGGGATCGACCTGATAGGGATCGAGCGTAGCCGTCACGTTCAGTCCGACGTTCTTAAACAGGTTGGTCCGCAAACTCAACGAGAAAGGCGACAGGTTCAGCGAGTCTGCCAAAAAGTTGTAAGACGAGGAGATCATCAGGTTGTCGATCAGTTTGATCTTCCTCACCCCTGTGGTGTCCTTCTTATCGCGCACTTTCATTTCCAAAGTCTGCGAGACGCTGAAGTTCAACGACATGCTCGGTCCGGAACCCGGCACGCCGTAAAGGCCGTTCGCAAAAGGCGAATAGGTCATCATGCGCCCCATAGTATCGCTCTGCACCTGTTTGTAATACCCATAACCGTTTTTGCCGAAATCGGGGGTATAGCTGAAGCTCACCAACGGCGTGATCATGTGGCGGATAGCCTGGATGGCAGCCCCCTTCTTGAACTGGTAGGTGCCGTATACCTTCGTCGATGCACTCACCGACATGCTGTAATTATACAGGCGGTAGAATCCCCATGTCGTATCGCTGTCGATCACCTGCTTCGCCACCGGGTCCCACTCTTTGTCTACCTTCTGGAAATACCAGCGCTCCTGATAATTGAACGACGGATTGATATTGAAATACTTGAACAGGTTGAACGAGGTCTGCACCGGAATCTGGTGGTTGATGCCGTTTCGCATCGATTTGAACATCTTCTCCGTAAACAGATCTTTCTCTTTCACGTTCACGGTATTACCCAACGTACCGGTATACTGCAACGATATTTTCTCATACCAACGCTGCTTGCCCACCGCATCCTTGCGCTGGAACGGGTTGATGCGCGAGACACTCAGCACGATATTCGGGAAAGAGAGCTGGACAGTCGAGTCCCGCGAGTTTTGCGAATGCTGAAGGTTGGTCGACAGCGAGACCTTCGACCAATTGTGCGAATAGGAAATACTCGAGTTGGTCTGGC
This window encodes:
- a CDS encoding M3 family metallopeptidase, whose translation is MAFYPPYTAALGSAVSGMNAPAGEQDGSTGISSASSTRSSTDIASPDDSISGGLLPCDSLSCNPLLQRWPGPHATPAFDRIRNEHYLPAFRHALREARAEVAAIAGNPGEPTFANTVEALEFSGRRLDDIGNIFFNLNEACTDDEMQRIALEVSPLLTAFGNDISLDPVLFARVRAVYDNRDSLELTVEQTRLLEKTYKWFTRGGAALEEADKETFRALTAELSQLSLQFTQNVLAATNAFVLHLTDPGQVDELPASVRDGAAAEARERGLDGWVITLQAPSMVPFMTYSSDRKLKERLWRAYNSRCYGDAYDNTEIVTRIVALRLRLANLLGYPTYADYVLEERMARTPQRVREFLDELLERAIVPARGDVREVVDFARSAGAAYELMPWDYGYWQERLKRARYTLDEEQLKPYFRLENVQHGAFLLAGKLYGLTFHENPDIPVYHPDVRAFEVCDGDGTFLAVLYMDYFPRASKRGGAWMTEFRPQYVEQGCEIRPLISIVCNFTKPTDRQPSLLTFNEVTTLLHEFGHALHGMLACGRYPALTGTNVYRDFVELPSQLMENWATEKEFLDLWAVHYRTGEKIPADLVQKIVDAKNFQAAYLHIRQVSFGLSDMAWHTVTAPVEGGVAEFERRAIGKAQLLPYVAGQCMATAFGHIFSGGYAAGYYGYKWAEVLDADAFSLFRERGIFNPDVAEAFRTNILEKGGAEHPMTLYVRFRGREPDSRALFERMGIRDK
- a CDS encoding putative LPS assembly protein LptD — translated: MHIKKSKYIVSALLVMVLVSQTVFSRTGSLAQAEPALSLQSPSAGQSVENISVNAAGAAALLSPDSLKLKDSLLRADSLRRADSLVRSDSLRRNGLFPGVVPDSLLRPADTVYHKPFLDDVISGKNEDSLVYQVQKKIVYIYEKGDVKYQKMNLKADFMRINMDNKEIYAYGRPDTVQLKEPTEAGDTVKITATRPEFLDNGTSYTMDTITYNLDSKKARIKGVATQEGEGYLKGMKVKKMPDNTINIANGRYTTCDAEDPHFYMAMTKSKTIPGKKSVFGPSYLVMEDVPIYFLGLPFGFFPMSNERKSGFIIPSYGEEVVKGFFLRDGGYYLSFKDYADLAITGGIYTMGSWEADIASRYAKRYKYRGSFDVRFSKDIIGEKEDADYINQNNFKVTWSHQQDPKFRPNTTFSASVNFSTSGYSKYGAQNMNDYLSSQTNSSISYSHNWSKVSLSTNLQHSQNSRDSTVQLSFPNIVLSVSRINPFQRKDAVGKQRWYEKISLQYTGTLGNTVNVKEKDLFTEKMFKSMRNGINHQIPVQTSFNLFKYFNINPSFNYQERWYFQKVDKEWDPVAKQVIDSDTTWGFYRLYNYSMSVSASTKVYGTYQFKKGAAIQAIRHMITPLVSFSYTPDFGKNGYGYYKQVQSDTMGRMMTYSPFANGLYGVPGSGPSMSLNFSVSQTLEMKVRDKKDTTGVRKIKLIDNLMISSSYNFLADSLNLSPFSLSLRTNLFKNVGLNVTATLDPYQVDPVTGRRINRFMLRQGKLGRLTSVQTSFGYSFNSPSSGNSQPAINDINSGTGAVPPEYTDMFAQPGFNEIDPNTRRQMMASRYYNFNIPWNFGFNYNFSYTNTGIRSSIVQTLGFNGSVNLTQKWGLTFNGGYDFEANKLTPGTFTLTRDLHCWQMSFSWVPIGFRKSWSFTIGVKAATLKDLKYDRRNSFYDNLYDSY